In Phycodurus eques isolate BA_2022a chromosome 10, UOR_Pequ_1.1, whole genome shotgun sequence, a genomic segment contains:
- the LOC133408314 gene encoding calcium/calmodulin-dependent protein kinase type 1D-like isoform X2, translated as MGRKEIVCSWKKHVNNIKDVFDFKGKMGSGSFSEVFMVREKKTGKLFALKCLKKKHLTHSNLENEINVLKRIKHDNVIGLEDFYESQTHYYLVMQLVSGGELFDRILDKGVFTEKDASMVIKQVLEAVGYLHENSIVHRDLKPENLLYYSADENAKIMVSDFGLSKTLEHGVMSTACGTPGYVAPEVLAQKPYSKAVDCWSIGVITYILLCGYPPFFEENETRLFSKIMRAEYAFHSPFWDEISESGIDFIRNMMEKNPMKRFSTEQALRHPWIAGNTAKDLNICHSVCEQMERNFAKSKWKQAFNASAAIYHMKKLQVSHREPSSTLSLPHIIVQTSSQTDLESFGSCNDEAHSLDPNGNPLHASSHLTCSGSEPSRGLCPPLRGHHREPKYLLAEPREIHSVDSENDTSFMSSRSLDAVAERKDPPLQSGVCSVM; from the exons ATGGGGCGGAAGGAGATTGTCTGCAGTTGGAAGAAACACGTCAATAACATCAAGGATGTGTTTGACTTCAAGGGGAAGATGGGATC GGGGTCTTTTTCTGAAGTTTTCATGGTGAGAGAGAAGAAAACAGGGAAACTGTTCGCTCTGAAAtgtctgaaaaaaaagcacctcACCCACAGCAACCTGGAAAACGAAATCAATGTTTTAAAGAG GATAAAGCATGACAATGTGATTGGACTAGAGGATTTTTACGAGAGTCAAACACACTATTACCTGGTCATGCAACT GGTGTCAGGTGGAGAGCTATTTGATCGGATTTTAGATAAAGGTGTTTTCACAGAGAAGGATGCGAGCATGGTGATCAAACAGGTGCTGGAGGCTGTTGGCTACCTGCATGAAAATAGTATTGTGCACAGGGACCTGAAG CCTGAAAACCTGCTGTACTATAGTGCAGATGAAAACGCGAAGATCATGGTTAGTGATTTTGGCCTTTCGAAGACGCTGGAGCATGGAGTGATGTCCACAGCATGTGGTACACCAGGATATGTTG CTCCAGAGGTTTTGGCCCAAAAACCCTACAGCAAAGCAGTTGACTGTTGGTCCATTGGAGTTATAACTTACATCTT GCTGTGCGGATATCCTCCTTTCTTTGAGGAGAACGAGACACGTCTGTTTTCAAAGATCATGAGAGCCGAGTATGCCTTCCACTCTCCCTTCTGGGATGAGATCTCTGAGTCAG GAATAGACTTTATTAGGAATATGATGGAGAAAAATCCCATGAAACGATTCAGTACTGAACAGGCCTTGCGGCACCCATG GATTGCTGGAAACACAGCTAAAGACTTGAACATTTGCCACTCTGTTTGTGAGCAGATGGAACGGAACTTTGCCAAATCTAAATGGAAG caAGCTTTCAATGCAAGTGCTGCCATCTACCACATGAAGAAACTTCAGGTGTCCCACAGGGAGCCCTCCTCCACTCTTTCACTTCCCCACATCATTGTACAGACCTCCTCTCAGACTGACCTAGAATCATTTGGATCCTGCAATGATGAAGCTCACAGCTTGGACCCAAATGGAAATCCTCTCCATGCCTCCAGTCATCTCACTTGCAGTGGGTCTGAGCCCAGCAGGGGTCTTTGCCCTCCACTCAGAGGCCATCATAGGGAACCCAAGTACCTTCTTGCAGAACCACGAGAGATCCACTCAGTGGACTCTGAGAATGACACTTCTTTCATGTCATCCAGAAG CCTGGATGCTGTGGCAGAGAGGAAGGACCCGCCACTCCAGTCTGGTGTTTGTTCCgtcatgtga
- the LOC133408314 gene encoding calcium/calmodulin-dependent protein kinase type 1D-like isoform X1, with protein MGCETGVYGNVRAKMGRKEIVCSWKKHVNNIKDVFDFKGKMGSGSFSEVFMVREKKTGKLFALKCLKKKHLTHSNLENEINVLKRIKHDNVIGLEDFYESQTHYYLVMQLVSGGELFDRILDKGVFTEKDASMVIKQVLEAVGYLHENSIVHRDLKPENLLYYSADENAKIMVSDFGLSKTLEHGVMSTACGTPGYVAPEVLAQKPYSKAVDCWSIGVITYILLCGYPPFFEENETRLFSKIMRAEYAFHSPFWDEISESGIDFIRNMMEKNPMKRFSTEQALRHPWIAGNTAKDLNICHSVCEQMERNFAKSKWKQAFNASAAIYHMKKLQVSHREPSSTLSLPHIIVQTSSQTDLESFGSCNDEAHSLDPNGNPLHASSHLTCSGSEPSRGLCPPLRGHHREPKYLLAEPREIHSVDSENDTSFMSSRSLDAVAERKDPPLQSGVCSVM; from the exons ATGGGTTGTGAAACAG GAGTCTACGGCAACGTTAGAGCCAAGATGGGGCGGAAGGAGATTGTCTGCAGTTGGAAGAAACACGTCAATAACATCAAGGATGTGTTTGACTTCAAGGGGAAGATGGGATC GGGGTCTTTTTCTGAAGTTTTCATGGTGAGAGAGAAGAAAACAGGGAAACTGTTCGCTCTGAAAtgtctgaaaaaaaagcacctcACCCACAGCAACCTGGAAAACGAAATCAATGTTTTAAAGAG GATAAAGCATGACAATGTGATTGGACTAGAGGATTTTTACGAGAGTCAAACACACTATTACCTGGTCATGCAACT GGTGTCAGGTGGAGAGCTATTTGATCGGATTTTAGATAAAGGTGTTTTCACAGAGAAGGATGCGAGCATGGTGATCAAACAGGTGCTGGAGGCTGTTGGCTACCTGCATGAAAATAGTATTGTGCACAGGGACCTGAAG CCTGAAAACCTGCTGTACTATAGTGCAGATGAAAACGCGAAGATCATGGTTAGTGATTTTGGCCTTTCGAAGACGCTGGAGCATGGAGTGATGTCCACAGCATGTGGTACACCAGGATATGTTG CTCCAGAGGTTTTGGCCCAAAAACCCTACAGCAAAGCAGTTGACTGTTGGTCCATTGGAGTTATAACTTACATCTT GCTGTGCGGATATCCTCCTTTCTTTGAGGAGAACGAGACACGTCTGTTTTCAAAGATCATGAGAGCCGAGTATGCCTTCCACTCTCCCTTCTGGGATGAGATCTCTGAGTCAG GAATAGACTTTATTAGGAATATGATGGAGAAAAATCCCATGAAACGATTCAGTACTGAACAGGCCTTGCGGCACCCATG GATTGCTGGAAACACAGCTAAAGACTTGAACATTTGCCACTCTGTTTGTGAGCAGATGGAACGGAACTTTGCCAAATCTAAATGGAAG caAGCTTTCAATGCAAGTGCTGCCATCTACCACATGAAGAAACTTCAGGTGTCCCACAGGGAGCCCTCCTCCACTCTTTCACTTCCCCACATCATTGTACAGACCTCCTCTCAGACTGACCTAGAATCATTTGGATCCTGCAATGATGAAGCTCACAGCTTGGACCCAAATGGAAATCCTCTCCATGCCTCCAGTCATCTCACTTGCAGTGGGTCTGAGCCCAGCAGGGGTCTTTGCCCTCCACTCAGAGGCCATCATAGGGAACCCAAGTACCTTCTTGCAGAACCACGAGAGATCCACTCAGTGGACTCTGAGAATGACACTTCTTTCATGTCATCCAGAAG CCTGGATGCTGTGGCAGAGAGGAAGGACCCGCCACTCCAGTCTGGTGTTTGTTCCgtcatgtga